In Clostridium sporogenes, one genomic interval encodes:
- a CDS encoding TrkA C-terminal domain-containing protein, translating into MENTDTPKYMKIAIDIAQKIYNNEFKVGEKVRGRSTLSSKYNVSPETIRRAVSLLKDMQVVEVTEKSGIYIKSVENAYLFIHRFNAKNNVKELRQRIKSLQKEKNKIEKEIDKYMDLILENSIQFENINLEDAYEIVIYSNSYIVNKTISDTEFWKHTNGTIISVKRKDKMYISPGPYFRFEAGDIVRVICSEDDLNRAKNYIQHGIN; encoded by the coding sequence ATGGAAAATACAGATACTCCCAAATATATGAAAATAGCAATAGATATAGCTCAAAAGATTTATAATAATGAATTTAAGGTAGGGGAAAAAGTTAGAGGAAGATCCACGCTTTCGAGCAAATATAATGTATCTCCAGAAACTATAAGAAGAGCTGTTTCATTGCTTAAGGATATGCAGGTAGTAGAGGTTACAGAAAAGAGTGGCATATATATTAAATCTGTTGAAAATGCATATTTATTTATACATAGATTTAATGCTAAAAACAATGTTAAAGAACTTAGACAAAGAATAAAATCTCTCCAAAAGGAAAAAAATAAAATTGAAAAAGAAATAGATAAATATATGGATTTAATTTTGGAAAATTCTATTCAATTTGAAAATATAAATTTAGAAGATGCTTATGAAATAGTTATATATTCAAATTCTTATATAGTAAATAAAACTATTTCTGATACAGAGTTTTGGAAACATACTAATGGAACTATAATATCTGTAAAGAGAAAGGATAAGATGTATATATCCCCAGGTCCTTATTTTAGATTTGAAGCAGGGGATATTGTAAGAGTCATATGTAGTGAAGATGATTTAAATAGAGCCAAAAATTATATACAGCATGGAATAAACTAA
- a CDS encoding BCCT family transporter, with translation MIQKFKKEKVFYVSIISLLLLLSLAFFNIDAFAKSTKNILNFLLDRFSWFYILVMLSFFIFCMWASFSKYGKLKLGKDNEKPEYSLISWFTMLFSAGMGIGLIFWGVAEPLNHYIYPFNLQGFTEKAKTFAMTKSFLHWGISAWSCYAVLALALTYFQFRKGKPALMSSLLIPLIGEKKASGWIGNTIDIFTIFATVAGVITSLGLGALQINAGLNYLFNIPENITVQLIIIILVTICFIASASSGLNKGIQTLSNLNMLLAAVLLIFVILIGPTLDINKNLFKGLGVYAKELLIDNNNIFVTGDWYKKWTIFYWGWWIAWAPPVGIFIARISKGRTIKEFLLGVLFVPSIICFIWFAVFGTMGFNVSHTVALTAIKRAETAFFVVMNEYHFGYIISLIAIMLLGTFFVTSADSATFVLGMLSSNGDLNPKTSKKFIWGILQASLTVVFLIAGGLDMIQTVSVIAAFPFAFIMIIAMISLRKSLKTEFIKAPSLSNNKEIEKVI, from the coding sequence ATGATTCAAAAATTTAAAAAAGAAAAGGTTTTTTATGTATCAATTATAAGCTTATTACTTCTATTGTCATTGGCTTTTTTTAATATTGATGCTTTTGCAAAATCCACTAAAAATATATTGAATTTCTTATTGGATAGGTTTTCTTGGTTTTATATACTGGTTATGCTATCTTTTTTTATTTTTTGCATGTGGGCATCCTTTAGTAAATATGGAAAATTAAAATTAGGAAAAGATAATGAAAAACCGGAATATAGCTTGATTTCTTGGTTTACAATGCTTTTTAGTGCTGGTATGGGCATAGGCTTAATCTTTTGGGGAGTTGCAGAACCTTTAAATCATTATATTTATCCATTTAATTTGCAAGGATTTACGGAAAAAGCAAAAACCTTTGCTATGACAAAATCATTTCTACATTGGGGCATTTCAGCATGGTCTTGTTATGCTGTCCTAGCTCTAGCATTAACTTATTTTCAGTTTAGAAAAGGTAAACCAGCTTTAATGAGTAGTTTACTAATACCTTTAATTGGTGAAAAAAAAGCTTCCGGATGGATTGGAAATACAATAGATATTTTTACTATATTTGCAACTGTAGCAGGAGTAATTACTTCTCTTGGACTTGGTGCACTTCAAATTAATGCGGGTTTAAACTATTTATTTAATATCCCTGAAAACATTACGGTTCAACTTATTATAATAATTTTAGTTACTATATGCTTTATAGCTTCCGCCTCTTCAGGTCTTAATAAAGGAATTCAAACTTTATCTAATCTAAATATGCTATTGGCAGCAGTTTTATTAATATTTGTAATATTAATAGGTCCTACTTTAGATATAAATAAAAATTTATTTAAAGGCTTAGGGGTTTATGCAAAAGAACTACTAATAGATAATAATAACATATTTGTTACCGGTGATTGGTATAAAAAATGGACTATATTTTATTGGGGTTGGTGGATAGCTTGGGCTCCTCCTGTAGGAATATTTATAGCTAGAATTTCTAAAGGAAGAACTATAAAAGAGTTTTTACTAGGAGTATTGTTTGTCCCATCAATAATATGTTTCATATGGTTTGCAGTATTTGGAACTATGGGCTTTAATGTAAGTCACACTGTTGCACTTACTGCAATTAAAAGAGCCGAAACAGCTTTTTTTGTTGTTATGAATGAATATCATTTTGGATATATCATTTCCTTAATAGCTATAATGCTTTTAGGAACTTTCTTTGTAACTTCAGCGGACTCTGCAACTTTTGTATTAGGTATGCTTTCCTCTAATGGAGACTTAAATCCTAAAACCTCTAAAAAATTCATTTGGGGAATACTTCAGGCTTCTTTAACTGTTGTTTTTCTAATAGCTGGAGGGTTAGACATGATTCAAACAGTTTCTGTAATAGCAGCCTTTCCCTTTGCTTTTATAATGATAATTGCAATGATATCTCTAAGGAAAAGTTTAAAAACTGAATTTATAAAAGCACCTTCTCTTTCCAATAATAAAGAAATTGAAAAGGTAATATAA
- a CDS encoding 2-hydroxyacyl-CoA dehydratase produces MKKILYLGIDIGSTTIKLVLLDAKNNIIYSKYERHYSNIKEAVVVFIKEVFKKYKDYDITVMITGSSGLSLSKLLGVSFIQEVIACTEAVETFMNNTDVAIELGGEDAKITYFEDSLEQRMNGVCAGGTGAFIDQMATLLETDAKGLNGLAKNYKIIYPIAARCGVFAKTDIQSLINEGATKEDIAASIFQAVVNQTISGLACGKPIKGNVAFLGGPLYFLSELRQRFIDTLKLKQEEILFPQNSQLFVAIGAAIESKKEKVITFEDLLKAVDSLNNSNNIATSYTLEPLFQNEKELQNFRQRHYGCKAKKRDITTYEGEAFLGIDAGSTTTKAILIDNEGAILYSFYGSNKGNPMEITINILKDIYSKINEKIKIAKVTVTGYGEALIKSALNIDIGEVETVAHYRAAKHFLKDVDFILDIGGQDMKCIKIKDGVINSIQLNEACSSGCGSFLDMFAQSLNMNIEDFSKKGLLSKNPVDLGSRCTVFMNSKVKQVQKEGADIGAISSGLSYSVIKNALYKVIKIKRPECLGEKIIVQGGTFYNEAVLRAFEKITGKEVIRPDIAGLMGAFGAALIAKDKYNENEISNVLGESELKNFKMSNEFRHCGLCSNNCLLTVSKFSDGRKFISGNRCERCTGANKNGKKAANLFDYKYKRIFEYQPLPIEKATRGEVGIPRVLNMYENYPFWYTFFTELGFRVVLSPNSTKKIYNEGIDTIPSESICYPAKIAHGHIASLIKKGLKFIFYPCISYERLEDKRADNHYNCAIVISYPEVVKNNIISLRSKDIIYKNPFLNFNDIKSMKKNLYEELKVFDISQKEISFAIDKAYEEIDKVKEDIKNKALEILEDLDKNNGKGIVLSGRPYHLDLEINHGIANMISEEGLAVFTEDSVYDLVEIPRPLRVLDQWTYHSRAYRAAQFVGTRKNLELIQLNSFGCGLDAIATDQVQEILESFGKIYTLLKIDEVNNLGAARIRIRSLKAAMDNMNKSPISNSKNIKSIKPYDKTIFTKEMREKHTILCPQFSPIHFELLEVAFKSSGYNLKVLPTVNPHIIEEGLKYVNNDTCYPGIVVVGQIISALKSGKYDLNNTSVVISQTGGTCRASNYIALIRKALKDAGYEKIPVISISAQGIENNPGFKITLPMINKALMALSYGDMLLKMTNRVRPYEKIKNSTKLLYLKWLYRCKNNICNGSFKEFKNITKEMINDFDSLEIKNVIKPKVAVVGEIFLKYNSLANNNIMGILEEEGAEVIIPDLMYFLLYCSYNQKFKYENLGGNLKDFLGGRLAIKYIKLYSIEMKRALRNSKRFMAPQGIEKLAKGTDDILSLGNQAGEGWLLTAEIVKLLESGVSNMICIQPFACLPNHVIGKGMIREIKRRYPYLNITPIDYDPGASEVNQLNRIKLMLSTAIKNLEKLEKNKKDKVEIKNKRFS; encoded by the coding sequence ATGAAAAAAATATTATATTTAGGGATTGATATAGGGTCAACCACTATTAAGCTTGTATTATTAGATGCGAAGAACAACATCATTTATAGTAAATATGAAAGGCACTACTCTAATATAAAGGAAGCTGTAGTTGTCTTTATAAAAGAAGTTTTTAAGAAATATAAAGATTATGATATTACAGTAATGATAACAGGTTCTAGTGGATTATCATTGTCAAAGCTTTTAGGAGTATCCTTTATTCAAGAAGTTATTGCTTGCACAGAAGCGGTTGAAACATTTATGAATAATACGGATGTGGCAATAGAATTAGGTGGAGAGGACGCAAAAATAACATATTTTGAAGATAGTTTAGAGCAACGTATGAATGGAGTATGTGCTGGTGGCACAGGGGCTTTTATAGATCAGATGGCTACATTACTTGAAACAGATGCTAAAGGACTAAATGGATTAGCTAAAAATTATAAAATAATTTATCCAATTGCTGCAAGGTGTGGAGTTTTTGCGAAAACTGATATACAATCTCTTATAAATGAAGGAGCTACTAAGGAAGATATAGCTGCATCTATATTTCAGGCTGTTGTAAACCAGACTATAAGTGGGCTTGCTTGTGGAAAACCAATAAAAGGAAATGTTGCATTCCTAGGAGGACCTTTATACTTTTTATCAGAGCTTAGGCAAAGATTTATTGATACTTTAAAATTAAAGCAGGAGGAAATATTATTTCCACAAAATTCTCAATTGTTTGTAGCTATTGGTGCAGCTATTGAATCTAAAAAAGAAAAAGTTATAACTTTTGAAGACCTGTTAAAAGCTGTTGACAGCTTAAATAACAGTAATAATATAGCTACTTCATATACATTAGAGCCATTATTTCAAAATGAGAAGGAATTACAAAATTTTAGACAAAGGCATTATGGCTGCAAAGCCAAGAAGAGAGATATAACTACATATGAAGGGGAAGCTTTTTTAGGTATAGATGCTGGTTCTACAACTACTAAAGCTATATTGATAGATAATGAAGGGGCCATTTTGTATTCTTTTTATGGTAGTAATAAAGGTAATCCTATGGAAATTACTATAAACATATTAAAGGATATATATAGTAAAATTAATGAAAAAATAAAAATTGCTAAAGTCACTGTTACTGGATATGGGGAAGCACTTATAAAGTCAGCTTTAAATATTGATATTGGAGAAGTTGAAACTGTTGCACACTATAGAGCAGCAAAGCATTTTTTAAAAGATGTAGACTTTATTCTTGATATAGGAGGTCAAGATATGAAGTGCATCAAGATAAAAGATGGAGTAATAAACTCTATTCAATTAAATGAGGCCTGTTCATCAGGTTGTGGTTCTTTTCTCGATATGTTTGCACAATCTCTAAATATGAACATTGAAGACTTTTCAAAAAAAGGATTATTATCAAAAAATCCAGTGGATTTAGGATCAAGATGTACTGTGTTTATGAATTCTAAAGTTAAGCAAGTTCAAAAGGAAGGTGCTGATATTGGAGCTATATCTTCTGGATTATCCTACTCTGTTATAAAAAATGCCCTTTACAAAGTTATAAAAATAAAAAGACCAGAGTGTCTTGGAGAAAAAATTATAGTTCAAGGAGGAACTTTTTATAATGAAGCTGTTTTAAGAGCCTTTGAAAAAATCACTGGTAAAGAAGTTATAAGACCTGATATTGCGGGCCTCATGGGAGCCTTTGGAGCTGCTCTTATTGCAAAAGATAAATACAATGAAAATGAGATTTCTAATGTTTTAGGAGAATCTGAGCTTAAGAATTTTAAAATGTCAAATGAATTTAGACATTGTGGATTATGTAGTAATAATTGTTTACTTACTGTAAGCAAATTTTCTGACGGCAGAAAGTTTATTTCTGGTAATAGATGTGAAAGATGTACAGGAGCTAATAAGAATGGGAAAAAAGCAGCAAATTTATTTGATTACAAATATAAAAGAATTTTTGAATACCAACCTCTTCCCATAGAAAAAGCAACAAGAGGGGAAGTAGGTATACCAAGAGTTTTAAATATGTATGAAAATTATCCTTTTTGGTATACTTTTTTTACAGAACTAGGCTTTAGGGTAGTATTATCTCCTAATTCTACAAAGAAAATTTATAATGAAGGTATTGATACTATACCATCAGAATCTATTTGTTATCCTGCTAAAATTGCTCATGGACATATAGCAAGTCTTATAAAAAAAGGCTTGAAATTTATATTTTATCCATGTATTTCTTATGAGAGATTAGAGGATAAAAGGGCAGATAATCATTATAATTGTGCTATAGTAATTTCTTATCCAGAGGTTGTTAAAAATAATATTATATCTTTGAGAAGTAAAGATATAATATATAAAAACCCATTCTTAAATTTTAATGATATAAAGTCAATGAAGAAAAACTTATATGAGGAGCTAAAAGTATTTGATATAAGTCAAAAGGAAATAAGCTTTGCAATTGATAAAGCCTATGAAGAAATTGATAAGGTTAAAGAAGATATAAAAAATAAAGCATTAGAAATATTAGAGGATTTAGATAAAAATAATGGAAAAGGTATTGTACTAAGTGGCAGACCCTATCACTTAGATTTAGAAATAAATCATGGGATAGCAAATATGATATCAGAAGAAGGATTGGCAGTTTTTACAGAGGATTCTGTATATGATTTAGTTGAAATTCCAAGACCATTAAGAGTATTGGATCAATGGACTTATCATTCAAGAGCATATAGGGCAGCACAGTTTGTAGGTACTAGAAAAAATTTAGAGTTAATTCAATTAAATTCTTTTGGATGTGGACTAGATGCCATTGCTACAGATCAAGTACAAGAAATATTGGAGAGCTTTGGTAAGATATATACACTTTTAAAAATAGATGAGGTTAATAATTTAGGCGCAGCTAGAATTAGAATTCGTTCTCTTAAAGCTGCTATGGATAATATGAATAAATCCCCAATTTCCAATTCAAAAAATATTAAATCAATTAAACCCTATGATAAAACTATATTTACAAAAGAAATGAGAGAAAAACATACAATACTTTGTCCTCAATTTTCACCAATACATTTTGAACTATTAGAAGTTGCTTTTAAAAGTTCCGGATATAATTTGAAAGTATTACCTACAGTTAATCCACATATTATAGAAGAAGGATTAAAATATGTAAACAATGATACTTGCTATCCTGGCATTGTAGTAGTAGGTCAAATTATAAGTGCACTTAAGTCCGGGAAGTATGATTTAAATAATACTTCTGTAGTGATTTCTCAAACAGGAGGTACTTGTAGAGCATCTAACTATATTGCCCTTATAAGAAAAGCATTAAAAGATGCGGGATATGAAAAAATACCAGTTATATCTATAAGTGCTCAAGGAATAGAGAATAATCCGGGATTCAAAATAACATTACCAATGATTAATAAAGCATTAATGGCATTATCTTATGGAGATATGCTTTTAAAAATGACAAATAGAGTAAGACCTTATGAAAAAATAAAAAATTCAACAAAATTACTTTATTTGAAATGGTTATATAGATGTAAAAATAATATATGTAATGGAAGTTTTAAGGAGTTTAAAAATATTACAAAAGAAATGATAAATGATTTTGATAGTTTGGAAATTAAAAATGTAATTAAGCCAAAGGTAGCAGTAGTTGGAGAAATTTTCTTGAAGTATAACAGTTTAGCAAATAATAATATTATGGGAATATTAGAAGAAGAAGGAGCAGAAGTAATAATACCAGATTTAATGTATTTTCTATTATATTGCTCCTATAATCAGAAATTTAAATATGAGAATCTAGGTGGAAACTTAAAAGATTTCTTAGGTGGTAGATTGGCTATTAAATATATAAAACTTTATTCAATAGAAATGAAGAGAGCACTAAGGAATAGTAAAAGATTTATGGCACCACAAGGAATTGAAAAATTAGCTAAAGGAACGGATGATATTTTATCTCTTGGGAATCAAGCTGGAGAAGGATGGTTATTAACAGCAGAGATCGTTAAATTATTAGAATCTGGAGTTAGTAATATGATTTGCATACAGCCTTTTGCATGTTTACCAAACCATGTAATAGGCAAAGGCATGATTAGGGAAATTAAAAGAAGATATCCTTATTTAAATATTACTCCAATAGATTATGATCCTGGGGCTAGTGAAGTAAATCAATTAAATAGGATAAAGCTTATGCTTTCCACTGCGATTAAAAATCTAGAAAAATTAGAAAAGAACAAAAAAGATAAAGTGGAAATAAAAAATAAGAGATTTAGCTAA